The following coding sequences are from one Arachis hypogaea cultivar Tifrunner chromosome 7, arahy.Tifrunner.gnm2.J5K5, whole genome shotgun sequence window:
- the LOC112703598 gene encoding uncharacterized protein: protein MAKGKATSKLNIAIIHPDLGIGGAERLIVDAAVELASYGHKVHIFTAHHDKNRCFEETISGTFPVTVYGSFLPRHVFYRLHALCAYLRCLFVAFCMLFMWPSFDVIIADQVSVVIPILKLKRSAKIVFYCHFPDLLLAQHTTFLRKLYRTPIDYVEEVTTGMADLILVNSNFTASTFANTFIHLNAKGIRPAVLYPAVNVDQFKEPSSFKLNFLSINRFERKKNIELAILAFAMLHSPEASLTVAGGFDIRLKENVEYLEQLKALAEREGVSNRIRFITSCSTTERNALLSECLCVIYTPKDEHFGIVPVEAMAAYKPVIACNSGGPLESVKNGVTGFLCDPTPEEFSSAMAKFIKDPKEAERMGREARKHVVDSFSTHTFGQSLNRYIVDIHRGKED, encoded by the exons ATGGCAAAGGGTAAAGCAACTTCAAAGCTCAACATCGCTATTATTCACCCTGATCTCGGCATAG GTGGAGCTGAGAGATTGATTGTGGATGCAGCTGTTGAGCTTGCATCCTATGGCCATAAAGTTCATATTTTTACTGCACACCATGATAAAAATCGATGCTTTGAGGAAACTATTTCTg GTACCTTTCCAGTTACTGTATATGGTTCCTTTCTTCCCCGGCATGTATTCTACCGTCTTCATGCATTGTGTGCTTACCTCCGGTGCCTATTTGTTGCTTTCTGTATGCTTTTTATGTGGCCTTCGTTTGATGTTATAATTGCTGATCAGGTCTCCGTAGTCATTCCCATCTTGAAACTTAAAAGATCAGCAAAG ATTGTATTCTATTGTCATTTTCCCGACTTGTTGCTGGCTCAACATACCACTTTCCTCCGGAAGTTGTATCGGACACCGATAGACTATGTAGAAGAAGTAACAACTG GAATGGCTGATTTGATACTTGTTAACAGCAACTTCACTGCTTCTACTTTTGCGAATACTTTTATACATCTCAATGCCAAAGGGATTCGACCAGCTGTTCTGTACCCAGCAGTTAATGTGGATCAGTTCAAAGAACCAAGTTCCTTTAA GCTGAACTTCCTTTCCATTAACCGCTTTGAAAGGAAAAAGAACATAGAATTAGCAATTTTAGCTTTTGCTATGCTTCATTCGCCTGAAGCTTCTTTGACTGTTGCAG GTGGCTTTGACATACGGTTGAAGGAGAATGTGGAATACTTAGAACAGCTTAAGGCTTTAGCTGAAAGAGAAGGTGTCTCTAATAGAATAAGATTCATCACCTCTTGCTCTACCACTGAAAGGAATGCCCTGCTCTCGGAATGCCTGTGTGTCATTTACACTCCAAAG GATGAGCATTTTGGCATTGTTCCGGTGGAGGCAATGGCAGCATACAAACCTGTTATTGCATGCAACAGTGGTGGACCATTGGAGAGTGTGAAGAATGGTGTAACAGGATTCCTTTGTGATCCTACACCAGAAGAGTTTTCTTCTGCAATGGCTAAATTCATAAAAGATCCCAAAGAGGCTGAAAGAATGGGTAGAGAAGCTAGAAAGCATGTGGTTGATTCATTCTCCACACACACATTCGGCCAAAGTTTAAATAGGTATATAGTTGACATTCACAGAGGAAAAGAGGACTGA